One stretch of Excalfactoria chinensis isolate bCotChi1 chromosome 2, bCotChi1.hap2, whole genome shotgun sequence DNA includes these proteins:
- the LOC140248559 gene encoding carboxymethylenebutenolidase homolog, producing the protein MADPFLYNTGERSGYGCLGHEVQIEHIKAYVCRPSYFTDKAVIVIHDIFGWMFPDIRYIVDLIAGHGYITICPDFFKGKDPWKTTDHWHDFADWMKEHDPVKVDREADVVLKYLKEQCGAKKIGIVGFSWGGMAVHHLMLKNPQLSAGVSLYGIIRDTEERYDLLNPTFFIFGEKDHTISHDQITLLDEKLKQYCKVPYKIKVYPGQVHGFAQLKPEDMKPVDKPYIEEARKDMIDWIKTYI; encoded by the exons ATGGCTGATCCTTTCCTATACAATACTGGGGAAAGATCTGGATATGGATGCCTTGGACATGAAGTTCAAATTGAGCATATCAAGGCATACGTTTGCAGACCATCTTACTTCACAGACAAAGCTGTGATTGTGATTCATGATATATTTGGATGGATGTTTCCAGACATTAGATATATAGTTGATTTAATTGCAGGTCATGGATACAT AACCATCTGTCCAGACTTCTTCAAGGGGAAGGACCCCTGGAAAACTACTGATCACTGGCATGACTTTGCTGACTGGATGAAAGAACATGACCCAGTGAAAGTAGACAG GGAAGCTGATGTTGTCTTGAAGTATCTAAAGGAACAATGCGGTGCAAAGAAGATTGGTATCGTTGGGTTTTCCTGGGGTGGAATGGCAGTACATCACTTGATGCTGAAAAATCCTCAATTATCCGCTGGGGTATCCCTCTATG GAATAATAAGGGACACCGAAGAAAGATACGATTTACTAAATCCCACGTTTTTTATATTTGGTGAGAAAGACCACACTATTTCTCATGACCAG attACCTTATTGGATGAGAAGTTGAAACAGTACTGTAAAGTTCCATATAAAATTAAAGTTTATCCTGGTCAGGTTCATGGGTTTGCACAACTGAAGCCAGAAGATATGAAACCTGTTGATAAACCTTACATTGAAGAAGCTAGAAAAGATATGATCGATTGGATCAAGACATATATTTGA